A single window of Pectobacterium parmentieri DNA harbors:
- a CDS encoding hemin-degrading factor, whose translation MQTSIYQQYLQAKVEHPRKYARDLAAQLGISEAELTHARVGHDAQRLQGDAKVWLSALEQVGNTKSITRNEYAVHEHTGYYQNQTLDGHAGLILNPRELDLRLFLSQWASAFELRENTARGERQSIQFFDHQGDAILKVYTTDTTDMAAWQLFVEKFTSSENPALALRPASNTAAEQAVAHNPQFEADWRAMTDVHDFFILLKRYNLTRQQAFNSVADDLAYRVENDALSQILFAAREDQNEIMVFVGNRGCVQIFTGTLERVERMEQHAEWINIFNKDFTLHLIEGAIAESWITRKPTTDGIVTSLELYAADGSQIAQLFGQRTEGTPEQQQWRDQIDTLKPHKDLAA comes from the coding sequence GTCCATTTACCAACAATACCTCCAGGCTAAAGTTGAACACCCGCGCAAATACGCACGCGATTTGGCGGCTCAGCTCGGCATCAGCGAAGCGGAGTTGACTCACGCCCGTGTTGGACACGATGCGCAGCGCCTGCAGGGTGACGCCAAAGTGTGGCTCAGTGCGCTGGAGCAGGTTGGTAATACCAAGTCGATCACACGCAACGAGTATGCCGTGCATGAACATACCGGCTACTATCAAAACCAGACGCTTGACGGGCATGCCGGTCTTATCCTCAACCCGCGCGAGTTGGATCTGCGTTTGTTCCTTTCTCAATGGGCTTCCGCTTTTGAACTGCGTGAAAACACCGCGCGCGGTGAGCGCCAGAGCATTCAATTCTTCGATCATCAGGGTGATGCCATTCTGAAGGTCTACACGACCGACACCACGGACATGGCCGCCTGGCAGCTATTCGTTGAGAAATTTACCAGCAGCGAAAACCCGGCGTTGGCACTTCGTCCAGCAAGTAACACTGCCGCTGAGCAGGCCGTCGCCCACAATCCTCAGTTTGAAGCAGACTGGCGTGCGATGACGGACGTGCATGATTTCTTCATCCTGCTCAAGCGTTATAATCTAACGCGTCAGCAGGCGTTTAATTCGGTCGCTGACGATTTGGCCTACCGTGTAGAAAATGATGCACTGTCACAGATTCTGTTTGCCGCACGTGAAGATCAGAACGAGATCATGGTATTTGTCGGTAACCGTGGCTGTGTGCAAATCTTCACGGGGACACTTGAGCGTGTAGAGCGCATGGAACAACACGCGGAATGGATTAATATCTTTAATAAAGATTTCACGCTGCATTTGATCGAAGGCGCGATCGCTGAAAGTTGGATCACACGTAAACCGACCACCGACGGCATCGTGACCAGCCTCGAACTCTATGCCGCAGACGGCTCTCAAATTGCACAACTCTTTGGGCAACGTACTGAAGGTACGCCGGAGCAACAGCAGTGGCGCGACCAGATCGATACCCTGAAACCGCATAAGGATCTTGCCGCATGA
- a CDS encoding FecCD family ABC transporter permease, with protein sequence MTLRFHPRSWLIALLLLMVALMVGAANMGALSLSLKMLWQTPFDDPIWHIWLNIRVPRVLLAILVGGALACSGAIMQGLFRNPLADPGLLGISSGAALCVALTIVLPLGLPPLLALYSPMFAAFAGSLAITAIIFILSRSEQGGLTRLLLAGIALNALCIAFIGVLTYLSTDQQLRQFSLWGMGSLGQAQWPMLLVASTLTIPAMIATLYYARRLNLLQLGDEEAHYLGVNVKHTKYTLLLLSSLLVGVAVAVSGVIGFIGLIIPHLMRMHLGADHRWLLPGSILGGACLLLFADTLARTLLSPAEMPVGLLSSLIGGPYFLWLIVQHKGRGND encoded by the coding sequence ATGACGTTACGGTTTCATCCGCGCTCTTGGTTGATCGCGCTGCTGTTGCTGATGGTGGCACTGATGGTTGGTGCCGCTAACATGGGTGCGCTGAGCCTATCGCTAAAAATGTTATGGCAAACGCCGTTTGACGATCCTATCTGGCATATTTGGCTGAATATCCGCGTTCCCCGTGTGCTGCTGGCGATACTCGTCGGCGGCGCGCTGGCCTGTTCTGGCGCGATTATGCAAGGGCTGTTTCGTAATCCGCTCGCCGACCCCGGCCTGCTGGGTATCAGCAGCGGTGCCGCCCTCTGCGTAGCGCTGACTATCGTGCTACCGCTCGGCCTGCCTCCTCTGTTAGCGCTTTACAGCCCGATGTTCGCTGCTTTTGCGGGTAGCTTGGCGATTACCGCCATCATCTTCATCCTCAGCCGTTCTGAACAAGGTGGGTTAACCCGGCTATTGCTGGCAGGTATCGCGCTCAATGCGCTGTGTATTGCCTTCATCGGCGTCTTGACCTACCTCAGTACCGACCAGCAGTTGCGCCAGTTTTCACTGTGGGGCATGGGGAGTCTCGGACAAGCGCAGTGGCCCATGCTGCTTGTTGCCAGCACGCTGACAATTCCTGCGATGATCGCCACGTTGTACTATGCACGCCGCCTGAATCTGTTGCAGTTAGGGGATGAAGAAGCGCACTACCTCGGCGTTAACGTGAAGCACACCAAATACACGCTACTGTTGCTGAGTTCACTGCTGGTTGGCGTAGCGGTAGCGGTCAGCGGCGTGATCGGGTTTATCGGGCTTATCATCCCACACCTGATGCGTATGCACCTGGGTGCCGATCATCGCTGGCTTCTCCCAGGATCTATCCTCGGCGGTGCCTGTCTGCTGCTGTTTGCCGATACGTTGGCACGCACGTTACTTTCTCCGGCAGAAATGCCCGTTGGGTTATTAAGCAGCCTGATTGGCGGCCCCTATTTCTTATGGCTGATCGTTCAGCATAAAGGACGCGGCAATGACTGA
- a CDS encoding heme/hemin ABC transporter substrate-binding protein produces the protein MKNWLFPLLLTLPLGVSAAERIVSIGGDVTEIIYALGAEKDLVARDSTSLHPEAVKTLPDVGYMRQLNTEGILAMKPSLVVASDLSQPSLILQQVADSGTKVVHVTAEPSLDAVPKKIETIAQTLGKDAEGKKLTETYQQQLAAVKTSPLPVNVLFVLSHGGMTAMAAGKNTPADTIIRHAGLKNAMQNVERYQPLSQEGVIASAPDLILISSQGLKMLGGDAQVWKLPGLELTPAGKHKRLLVVDDMAMLGFTLETPALMATLRQTAEAIK, from the coding sequence ATGAAAAACTGGCTATTCCCCCTGTTATTGACACTCCCTCTCGGGGTGTCTGCTGCCGAGCGAATTGTGTCTATTGGCGGCGACGTCACGGAAATCATCTATGCGCTAGGCGCAGAGAAAGATCTGGTTGCGCGCGACAGTACCAGTCTGCACCCGGAAGCCGTGAAAACGTTGCCTGACGTAGGCTATATGCGCCAACTCAACACCGAAGGCATTCTGGCAATGAAACCCTCTCTGGTCGTTGCCAGCGATCTGTCTCAGCCATCGCTCATCTTGCAGCAGGTTGCGGACAGCGGCACCAAAGTAGTTCATGTGACCGCCGAGCCATCGCTGGATGCCGTACCGAAGAAGATCGAGACCATCGCGCAGACGCTCGGAAAAGACGCAGAAGGTAAAAAACTGACAGAAACCTATCAGCAGCAGTTGGCGGCAGTAAAAACGTCACCGCTGCCGGTTAACGTGCTGTTCGTTCTCAGCCACGGCGGCATGACCGCGATGGCAGCAGGCAAAAATACCCCAGCGGACACGATTATTCGCCACGCTGGGTTGAAGAATGCCATGCAGAACGTTGAACGTTATCAGCCTCTGTCGCAGGAAGGCGTAATTGCCAGCGCACCGGATCTGATTCTGATTTCTAGTCAGGGCCTGAAAATGCTGGGCGGTGACGCACAAGTCTGGAAATTACCCGGTCTGGAACTGACGCCTGCCGGTAAGCACAAGCGTCTGTTGGTCGTCGATGACATGGCGATGCTCGGCTTTACGCTCGAAACCCCGGCGCTGATGGCAACGCTGCGTCAGACAGCCGAAGCGATAAAATGA